A window of the Candidatus Methylarchaceae archaeon HK02M2 genome harbors these coding sequences:
- a CDS encoding nitroreductase family deazaflavin-dependent oxidoreductase translates to MPEKFNFPTPNRFIKLLYSIGFGPLIGKMVLLLKTKGRKTGLPRVTPLQYEEIEGLYYVGSMRGSKSDWFRNVINNPYVEVRVGSKQFEGMAEPISDTSRIADFLELRIRRHPKVMGMIFQIEGLPSKPKRDQLETYAKNLSMVIIRPKG, encoded by the coding sequence ATGCCCGAAAAATTCAACTTCCCAACACCCAACCGATTCATTAAACTACTGTATTCTATCGGTTTTGGACCTCTCATAGGTAAGATGGTACTCCTGCTAAAGACAAAAGGCCGAAAAACAGGCCTCCCACGTGTCACACCTCTCCAGTACGAGGAAATAGAAGGCCTCTACTACGTTGGCTCGATGCGGGGTTCAAAATCAGACTGGTTCCGCAACGTAATCAATAACCCCTACGTTGAAGTACGTGTAGGATCCAAGCAGTTCGAGGGGATGGCTGAGCCCATCAGCGACACCTCACGCATTGCAGACTTTTTAGAACTCCGCATAAGAAGACACCCCAAAGTAATGGGTATGATATTTCAAATAGAAGGACTCCCCTCAAAACCCAAACGCGATCAACTAGAAACCTACGCAAAAAATTTATCAATGGTAATTATTCGCCCAAAAGGTTAA